The Vanessa tameamea isolate UH-Manoa-2023 chromosome 25, ilVanTame1 primary haplotype, whole genome shotgun sequence genome segment acattatacaatatttttattcacaaaaatattataatgcccagttaatttaaaacataaattaatgtttttccaCATCAGTTTTGATAACAAGGTAATTTGGAAAAAAAGCAATGTCTGCACAAAAATGCacagcaaatatatattttttaaattatttatcaagtaacaaaatatggttatatactaaaatttcgTTGTAccaaattttagtatttaattttttttgttattgctaCACTCAAATAGCACTGATCTTTCTGAGTATCATGGCTATTgagatatacatattaaacgCATAGCATACTCAATTATTGCAGGTAAAGCCACAAGAAGTAGTTAGTGTTGCACATAATGGACTACAAACAAAGAAGTATCCCAAAGTAATATCAAGTGGTCAGACAAGAGACATTGTTCTGTGACTTCAGAATGTTGGTGCAATACTATAATTgtgaagaaaattatatttaagcttaattcatcttataaataaacagactAGTCTGAGGTGTTCTGAATGACTATTAATATGAATTCCCGATCCGGTGCAATCAATATCTCATGCCTTCTACTTCTCGCTCTTAAAAATGTAAGCTCATTTGTAGAATCCTGAAAATTTTGGAAAATAGATTTTATCAGCagtaaatttgatttgtattttagatattaattagGATAACATaggctataattataaaacaagcaTTTGTAATAAGACAAAATTTTAAGTTACCATTTCACGGACAACATTTTTAGCTTTTTCTGTAAGTTGACCGATCAATCCAGCATATAGAACAGAAGTCGCGTTATCCAAAGAACTCTTAATTGGAATGCCTGCGAAAagttaattaacaaatgttaAAATCATACTGTAAACAATATCTCATTAAGTTATTTAGATAATGGATCGATATTATGACAAGTTACTAAGGTAATGAATAAATTGATCAAACCTTCGTGGTTTACGATGACGACACCGATTACACCTTTGTGGGCTTGAATTCTTTTGATAGTTTCCTCTACTTCTGTCGCCTGAAACATAAAACGATGTATTCACGAGTAAATAAACGAGTTATTAAGAAAGGTAATGTGtataccatttttaaatatcgtttccAGTAAAGCTAAAAAGTTATGTTTGCAATTTGATGCGAGGGCGAGAAAACGACAACAACTGTCACTTGCTTGACAGAGAGTAACTTTGGAAGTTTGGAAAGTGACAGTGTTGCTAGAGATGATTAGTTACGTATTTcaagtttcttaaaaaaaaaacagtaaggTACCTTTTATCACaaaaaattacacattaaaTGAATGGGTAacaataaaagatttaatttgtgtaatctgaagtaattacaaaatttaacattttcattgaaGAAAATCTATTtagaatatctatatattaagtGGCAATAAATTGAAACTTGACGTTTAGGTTTACCATAGATTATAGACAACAACAATAAGCAAATCCGCAGGCGGAACGAggctttgtatattaatttttgtgCCCAATATTCGCTTTTTAGCGATGGCGTTGAAAAGTTCCACTGAACAAAAGCAATAAACCGTGTATAAAGTTTTACATTGAATGTAACTTtggttaaaatgtatgtaatttgagAGACAATGAGCGATCGTGCCGCTGAATGCTCTGAAACACTAGATCCTCGAGTACAGGTAAAATAATCGAtagtataaattactttaaactaCTGTGCAaagaatagattattttttattgtaggtAGTCATCTTGATCAATTGATATAAATACGCGGAAGAagttaattatgataaaaataaactaatgaaTAAGAAAGAACGAAGTTGttatgcaattatttatttatttatgggtattttaattcataaagaaatatttgtttataaaactttatatcctTTGTCCAAAAACGGAGtttattacaacaaaatgttttatttaattaatttcttattggattaaaaatatattactattagcacaaataccaataatatttaaaaaaaaaatttagtatattatagcaagcacttttatataatataatacatacttaccctatattgttttgaaataactgtaggattttaaataaaataaaaatgatgttaCTTATTACTTTACATTCTTAGTTTTTGCTTTTCCTTCTCAGATTGAGTTAGAGAGGCTTAATACAGCAACAGATGAAATAAATAGACTCGAAGTTGAGTTAGACGAGGCACGTCTTGCCTTCCGTCGACTTCTCGCAGAAGGCCATCTGCGAATACAGCAACTAACTAAGAAACTTGGCACAAGTGTACACAAAGCACGCCCTTATTATGAAGCTAGATTTAGAGCTAATATTGTGAGTATTAACAATAAACCATGTacacttaacaaaaatataactgatattttaaatgcaaaagtaactctgctACTCTAACAGATATAATACGgaaccgaaattgatgaaatttttaataaaccaaGCTTGAACAAAAGAAAGATAGgtttttatatacctaaaacTTAAGACCGCTCCCATAACACGCAGGCTGAAactagataattaaaaaatgttattcaaaatttatgcTTCCTTTTCTTACTCATGTGTCTATGCGAGTGCGCAAAACATTCTACCAACATCACATATAAACAGACGACACCTAAGATTAAGATTAATAAGTTACAAATTTTTGATAGCTTAATGAGAACAttcaattgattattatttgtaacaaaaatccacatataaaaattgtaaaattcgGCTAAAAACAAAGCCAAACTTGATGTTTAACAGATAGGTAAACTAagtacacataaaaaaaatttaaaaacaaaccataaataaaaatgatgtaaagatatttaagagaattttattgcatatgtttctttttttttctagctTGTATCTAAGTCATTgagttcaataataatttatttatgacaatgaccattttaattattctatttttgaaattcttTTATATCGTTGTGACCAGTAACATTATGTACATAATGTATCACAATGAGatctattgttatatttagaacattcatcaatatttattataatttacaaaatcttttctttataatacaaaagaATTGGTATCTTACATCTTTTATTATTGCgggtaaagatataaaataataaaaacgagaGATCTTTtcttgtatacatatttaagttcAAATGAAGTTCTTTTACTCGTAGAAATTGTCAAGGAACAAATGTTatgacttctttttttttttctctatatcTCACTGTATTGTATAcggttgtatataatattatttaaactgtattttttgttattttactaacaatttagcgaaagcaacttcattcctctagttttttttttttttttaatttggatgtCGTTCTTCAGACCTCGCAAGAGCTGCAAACAGCCAACCTTGCATATGACAAAGCGAACAGCGCCCATGCCGCGGCTCGTGAAATGGTCTACTTGGCAGAGCAAGGCTTGGCGAGACTCGCCGAAGGTTCAGGTGGTCTCACACTCGATCCCGCGTGGCAGGAGATGCTCAATCACGCAACACATCGTGTTAACCAAGtacgacataaataaaaaataataattaaaaaaattctatatGGAGAATCTGAAACAAAGTGCATGTGTGCAATGTGAGCTGCTCGTATGAGTTGTATTGCTACGCTCAGAATATCTCATCACACGCACACTAAGTcaattttcagaaaaaaatcatAGTCAACTGGAAATATGCTCTACTACATATTTCGAAtaacaatgatttttattttatatgccaCATTggtttttctaataataattatttaaaataaaagaatgttTATTTGTCACCTCAattctacatttttaattacctgGTTTTCTAAGTCGTTATTTTTTCCGAGTCAGAATTAGAGTAAGATATCAGTACATCTTATGGAAAATTGAGTATGGAAAATAgtcttaagattttttttttgataactgTGAGTCTCCCcgaaacttctcgtttattcaaaagattttttaggctGTTCGAAGCTTatgataggttttgttttgatattattgtaaacTGCAAGGCACTCATCTGCATTAGCgcaaaaatgatgaaacctcctttaaacgtttttttaatatcaaatagtataatttaaaattagtgtCAAATACATATCAGTAAAATCTATAGAAgacaaacaattaatttaaaacctttagtactttaatatattattcttctCGTATCAATCATTCTTCTTATTACCAATGCGTCATCGACCTTGGGAACTCAGTCGATGGCACACCTTCGTTTAGTACAAAAAACGTGGTACCCTAATTATCAGTAATATTTcgttacgataaaaaaatatatttaaagaatctaGGAAAGCGTTAAGGGGCTTCGAGTAGTGTATTGCCTATTACTAAATTGTTAGGCCACGACCAAATTATTCCTCCTCCAAAAATAGTTACTTAAAAACCttacaagatatttattataaaggcagAGTCTGACCGTGCGTGTGCCACGGTGACGCAGCGGTCTAAAGCCGCGACACACAGGGCGGCCGCTACGCTAGTGCAGCAGCTACAGAATGGTTTAAAACGACACATAGCCAAGTCACGGTAAGGGTACTGGGGATATATCACATTTATTCTCGAATGATCTAATGctagttgaaattttattaaacagaataaaatatagctttagccatttttaataagaaaccattattaattaatattaattataatgttctaagttataaaatatgagCTTGTAATAATTTCACATGCATGAACTTTGCtattgaaaataacaaaaaaattaaatacactgTAAACATAAACTGGTTGCATTTTTTGTGCAGATATGTTCCAACACACAGAAACATTAACGATGGTGTCGTTAGTGTTTCTACTAactaaaacagtttttttttatagtggcAAAGACACGCAAAAAGTGTTGCCAGTATAAAAATCGATTTCTCTTATAAattgtactaataaatataatatattacaaacttttatttcattggATTGGTATATTTCTGCATAACCCGGTCCAATTTTAAGCTATATAGTTTTTcgaatatagaatttaaattcgCATGTAACGGAGTGTATAAGCACATATTATTTGTAACTCGAGAAATGGCAATGacgctaaaattaaaatatatctatatttaattgatatgtaAAACTTCTTAAGTCTTGCTTCGTAGCTTAGATTTTAGAGCACTAATACTCATTCTAAGGCGATCTATTTCTTTGCTTGTTTAGTTTGCACATTTCTCTTTCAGGCACGCGGCGACGTCGCGTCCagtttggtatatttttacacatttattttgCATATAAGCACTATATTCTTTTCATCTTAATTTGCTTGTGATTAGACAATCGcatgaatttgaattttttttaattttagtcaaaGTAAAAGAggaatttaattaagatttattgtTGATTGTGTAAAGATAATTCGTTCGCCaactttttggcagatcggagcatcgaTCGATATCGATGGTGTATGCTCTGACCTAAAATTCAATTctggtgttccacagggctgcGTACTATCACCAACTATATtccttctgcatatcaatgataTATCGCAAATTAGTAACATTCACTTCTAAAGATACGATTGCATTGTAAACGCCGTGTCAGCCCgcgctaatatttctcgggaacaCGTCAACGAAAATCGCTACAAAAGTTTGTTTGAAATCGAGTCTATTAAAAAGTGTCTCGGACTGTGACTGACTAAATTTGACCTAATTTAACCTTAATAAGACTCAAATTTGCGCGTTGATCACTATAAAGTCACTCATTTAGAGAAAATCCCCTGGCTTCCACAGCCAGTATCTGAATACTTGGCGTCGGCATTTCGAGTGTCGTTACTCCAAGTATCTTCCATTTGACTGCATCCCACGTAGAATGCATAtcgttacaattatataaattttagttaaaagttagcctattaataagatattttgagGAACcagaagtgatttttttaaaaaataattaaatatcagctacgaataatttaatgttgactaaataagttaaacaatctatttctcaaaaataatcattagcaactcataagtaaattattaagtgatagaaaataaagaattaatttgacACGACCGAATCGTGTGAACCCTCCGACAACCGACGAGCGAATGCCCCCCGACattctttttttatctgtatttgtgtattgctgttggccctactggcctttacagcgtcaccgaacgttggggcgagtgctaagactctgccttaaggtgaacccttttgggctcgagagtgacgttcgtcctgagggtgtctcctatgagatcgcacctcggctcggaacgtagtcggtggggtgtgaatttaagcactgaAAGAATTTACTGACGTCACGGCCGCCTCCGTGACGCCCCCCCGACATTCGTTTGACGTTCCCTTTTATAGGCAAGTCACTGGTGTTGCTACTTTTTAATCCTATTtcctaacaatatattaaatttccttTAACGATATCCTATCTATAGTATATTCCAATGTCAGGGAGGGTAAACATAAACCTTAGATTCACATATTGATATATTGTGTACAACAACCAGTTCttagttatttcatttttacatatttattattttatattacacttagccacaataaatttgtaaaaacaacTTTGCCAATTATAAATACGTGACagtatttcaaggtcaaagctGTTTATGTTTTCTCCTACCGTTGGAATTGACTATATACACTTtggaatattaattaacaactcTTTCAGACCGTACTTTGAAGAGAAAGCTCGTATAAACGCCGCACTGGAAGCTCAGAAGGCAAGGATCCAGACTTTGGAGGAGCAAGTCGCGGAAGCTAAGCAAAAGTATTCAACAGCTCTCAGAAACTTGgagagaatatctgatgaaataCATCGACATAGATCTAGAAGACAGTCGGCTAAGAATGGTATGATTTTTGGCTTAGTAAGttatatgctatatatatataggcttTATAGTTCGGGGTGTCAAAGTAGCATGCGCAATCATGCTGTCCGTGATGGATTGGCTACTGCTGGGGCGCATCAGACGTTCTaagcaccggcgagtcccacatattGGGGGGGAGGGGTTATGTAGGACTCGCCGGTGCCAATTTGAATCCCACATATCCCCATTTCAAATGGAAGAAGCGCCTAAGAGCGTATAGGACTTCAGAAAAAACATTGTGCATCGACAAAAATCGGTAACAATCGTATCGTACTTAACTAAATTGATTGTCAGCAGTTATTTGGTCCTAAAAGGCGCGTGCAATTTTATAGACTAATAAATGACGTTTCTAAGAACAGCAACAGTACGAGCGGGCATAAGGTggttttacgtttaatacaattctgagtaaaatgacgattccaaaGTGCTTTTAAAGGTcaactttgattttgatttctgaTAAAAACCTGTTCTGTTCTTGGAATTAATGGATACATATGTAACAGAATTATATTCATCTCACGGCTTCCTAACGATAGTTTCCTTCCGAGcacgaattaattattatgacataCCCAGCTCACGAAAAGTGACTGCTATCCTGGGCTTAAAAAGCACTTTTTGTTTAACATCTCTCTCCGTCTCTCTGTTCTATACAAAAAATCTGATTGTGATGCTCATACAACAATGGCACTGATAACACGTCTGtggagaaataatatttaaaaaaaaaagatgcaaTATTTAATTCTTGCTTttcttacattaataatatcccGCTTCAATGTCGACGTAttttacagattatatataCAGCCATAATTCCGTTTACAAATTCCAGACATCGATCGCTCGACAATAACGGACACTGCGAGCGAGTCCAACGCGAGCGAGACGATGGAGGAGCTGTGTGCGCACAACAACGACGAGCACGTGCGCGAGTGGCTGCGCAGGGTGGACCGCAGCGACCCCGACACCTGGACCGAGATCGACCTCGACTACTCCAGCCCCGAGGAGGTCGGACGGCTGTTTCGATTTCTTAACTAACTACGCTGgtgatttatttcaaatcagGGGCTGGTCTCGTATTACATACGCGCTAACGGAGGGCGGGGGCTCGTTTGCTTTGGATATTTATGACGACTCGAGGGTCATAGGAGTCTGGACGATGATGACGATCTAAGCCAGCTGATGCGGACTGCACTCTCCACAGATAAGTTTCGAAAAGTGCTCGCTGCGGCCGCGCTCGTCGCCCGACAAGTCCCCCCCCAGCCCGCCCTCGTGCCGCGCGTCGGCCGCGTCCCCGCGCCGCATCATCCCGCGCGCCCGCGACGCGCGCGACGCCCGCGACGCCGCCCTGCGCGCGCACCTGCGGCACGGCCGCCGGCCCAGCCTCGACGCGCTGCTGCACGACACCGGCGAGAAGGTCAAGGAGATGTTCCAGGGTGAGTCGCGCCTTACGCCTGGTAATGATAAGCTCGAAAGGAATTTAATATTCGATAATGTTTTCTACGTTTggaacaaatttattatttctaaatatgtaatatatatgtatataacaagcCACGAGAGGatgaaataaaacgaatttacgTTTTGATTTCGAATCGATATCGTTAATTATTAACCTTGAATAATCTTTGATACTCATGGGTCTACGAGGAAAGGGCCTGTTTAATGACGGAGCTGCCATCGGAACTGCGAGAGTAAAATTacagtggatataagtagttaagagGCTCTGACCGTGTGCGCGCGCAGGGCTGTCGCTGTTCGGCGAGCGGCGCGGCTCGGGCTCGGCGCCGCGCagcccgcgcgcgcgccgctcgCCCGCGCCCGACGCCGCGTCCTCCGCCTCCGACGAGCGCTACTCCGACTCCGACAGCCTGGCCAGGTGCGCCCGCATCCGTCGCTTTAATCTCTAACACCGCATGCTCTTCCGCATATTTGAGTTGAAAGAATTTGCATCGAAATACTGTTATCCGACGCCCACCTGACGCTCGGCGCCCTGTTCCAGCGTGGAGATGCTGACGGACGACCAGATCGCGTCGCTGATGCTGGACGCGCAGCTGGAGGCGGTGTGCGAGCGGCTGGCCGGCGTGTCGCGCGCGCCGCACTCGCCCGAGGCGCGCTTTTGAGCCGCCGCCTCGCGATGGGGCGTCGTTTGCGATGTCACGAACACCATCTGTCCGTTGAGATGCGATGGAGCTCCAAATTCACCTGTATTTTTTACGTATGATTATTTGAAGGTAAATggtaaataatttctttaatactTATATCGTTTACGTCGACTGGAATAGATAAGGATTTTAACCGTATTTAGTTAATGATAAGGTTCAATTTGCAGTGTTATAAAATtcacgtttataattatttgtacatttacGTGATTTATTCAGGATTATGAACCTTACAGTTGTGGCATAGTGTTCAATTTATGATGATTTGAAATGTGGTCGAGTGTGTATAGTCGTCGGAGTCaaagtatttgaaaattatgatACTACACGTTGTTGAAATTGATCCAAGTTAGGatttatagaatttttttaaacgacTTAATACCTAATTGTTCAAGTGTTAAGATAGAAATTGCCTTGCGTAATTTGATCAAAAACGCGCTCGTTTTCAAATCGTTTAACACTATTTctcaagtttaaaataaaacgatgcaATTATTAAATTCCAATTTACGCAAGTActgtatagatattttattattgttcaaaTGAATTCGTCTCTAAAATGTCTGTAACGAAACCACCATCGTTGATAGAAGTTAAAGTATTTCCAAAGCATATCAAGTAttcccaaataaatataaatgacatcggaacactttataaaaatagtattatgaaCACATTTTGTTTGTCTTAAAATTAGTATCAAATTCTCCCATTTTACCATTTTACCATAAGAGGGGGGAAATTAGAATGAACACTCAGGTAAATGGTGTCAAGGTCATGATGTTAGTAATCACTCACCTAGAGAGAACATTAATGGTATAAACAGACATTATATGTCCTTTATAGAAAGGATGCAACGCAAAAATTGTACTCTTGGAAAATTAGGTTTATCACcttaactttaaattgaatttccCAATTTCTACAATATTGGCGTTTAAGGCTTTCTTCCTTTGAACTGTGTTTAAaatatgacaaattaaaattatgttaatttgttaTCAATAAACACGATGACTTTTAGTTTCTTTTCAAATATACTTAaagttttatacaattaaaaacattaaaattgtatttccatcattatatgaaataaattaatataaaaattaagtttggAACGATATTTCTTCCTGTACATAAttgttatctattatatatgtatatatatgcttaaatcaaacatacatacaaaatacagGGCTGGAGCGTAAGTTCaggggggccctgggctaatactacttagaGGCCCACTTAAGACACACCTGAACATAGACTTGAAttcaattaattgaatgggtttgattaattgcaggattcgcagggctgcaaaccatacgatctgtttaatttaatataatgatggattctttcgcattatcgactatttttgactttgacttgaattagctgggggccccttgaatccacggggcccagGGCTGAAGCCCAAGAAGCCatacggtagatccggccctgacaAAATGTATATCAAAAGTGTCGTCATAAAAGAAGTTTTTTCGCTTTAGTTCTCATTGGAatttttccaaaaaataaatGGATGTTGAGATTTCATCCAaatcaaaaacatatatttttgaagtgaagAGGCTTGCATTAAAGCAATGTAAATAATACGCAATGCTGATTAGTTGATGCACATGTAGCAGAtgtttgatgtatttttttcaccagataaacacaaattattgtaatgaaaattcaGCAACAAGCTCGCAATCTTCAGTTAATTGTAACCATGAATTGTAGTCTCGAAGTAGAGTATTAGTCATGCAAGGCTTTCTTTCAACTTCGGATCGCTAGcttagatctattcactcacgaaggcacGCACTCCACGTCAAATTATTGTCGACGTTCATTGTTATTCGTGAGTAACGCTCGTACTGTCAATAGTGTGCTTAAAGCGGCtaagagtaaagacagcaaaaaaatacgaCTATATttgttgagtttattttattagaaattaatatttttaaagaaaggGGGGGGGGGTACTCCCTGTTCGTGAGTGTGAGCGAATAGATCTATATCCTATTAACCGAATCTGCTACCGTTTCGATTTTGTTTGCATAATTTAGATGAAAATTAATCTAGAACACTTAAGCCACCGTATGCttgtattaaagaaaattattcgatatgtatttaataaatcgaGAACATAATCACGCATTTTATAGGATAAGTACGATACGATGGAATTGAACGCTTATATCAACGGAATAAGGTGCACGTTAGCATCACTAATAGCTTTAGTAATCGCAATAAATTTCGATAATAATGCTCACAAGCGTCGCCTATACTTGCCTAGTTTATTTACGgtagatttaaatatagatataactaaggaaaaatatattagaaaactaaatgagtacactttaaatataactactgATAATTGAGTTCCTGTAACCGCTCTCCGTCTCCAATATCAAATCAGCTCATTAatgattagattatttataataattttattttaaacagataaataaaacattagtaagtgtaattacaaatttaaaatacataactttCATTCAAGGTTCATTCGTTCAAAGTGAAGTTAGCAACGAATGAATGATAAGTTAcatatttatagatagatagattatctatctatatatgcTCATTTTTATACACTAGCTGGAAGATTATATGTCTTAATAATgaagttaaaacaaattatttaaaaatgatggtAAATTAAGGATTAGTAAGGcagaattacaaatataaaatacagagggaCTGGCTTCATTCGTTTAACAAGGTTAgcaatgaattaatatattaatgaagaaaaaaaatcgattgaaACAGTAGAGTTAAAAAAACTGAACAGTTGTCTTTAAGACGGtgcctaatatttaaatattaaaaaaccgtCATCTGTAAGCTTTTAATCGCAGTCTTAGGACATTTATTTTGATGACAAGCATGCTACTTGTAACCCTTGCTCTTTTCACTACgtcactataataataatacgtaaacTTAACGAATGTACGCGAGTACACTTTCTACATTCATGACATTTCTATTGCACTTCTTGTTCtaaggtttatatattattaatgtgaatttatataaataataataaaatgtgatgTAGGGCAAGAAATACAGTAGATATCGCTAGGTAGCATAAGTGATagctttgtaattattaaatacttcagACAAATTTCAATTACACGTATAAGAAATacgttgaaataataaaatgcccgtcagaagtgataacttaaaaaaaagtctatcCGATATACGGCTAGCGCTCTGAGTTAGAGTGAGAGGGAATGAACCTGCCTActgctgccgtatgcgtaagagaaagggaagccagactgactcgccgtaacgcgttacgtaacgaagcggtttaccctccaaAAACAAgttatcactttaaaaaaaaagtattctctGTTTTCGAACAGATTTAAACAATGTAATATCATGCTGCAACTTAACAGCGTTAATTTTACGTTGcgcctattaaaaatatttcagacaatCGCGCATCTGCTAGACAAGCGCGCTCTGCCTTAGTCTCTATTAtgatcataattttatatcacgTGTGAGAGTCTAGCGCTAgactataaatgtttaaaata includes the following:
- the LOC113396471 gene encoding uncharacterized protein LOC113396471 produces the protein MSDRAAECSETLDPRVQIELERLNTATDEINRLEVELDEARLAFRRLLAEGHLRIQQLTKKLGTSVHKARPYYEARFRANITSQELQTANLAYDKANSAHAAAREMVYLAEQGLARLAEGSGGLTLDPAWQEMLNHATHRVNQAESDRACATVTQRSKAATHRAAATLVQQLQNGLKRHIAKSRPYFEEKARINAALEAQKARIQTLEEQVAEAKQKYSTALRNLERISDEIHRHRSRRQSAKNDIDRSTITDTASESNASETMEELCAHNNDEHVREWLRRVDRSDPDTWTEIDLDYSSPEEISFEKCSLRPRSSPDKSPPSPPSCRASAASPRRIIPRARDARDARDAALRAHLRHGRRPSLDALLHDTGEKVKEMFQGLSLFGERRGSGSAPRSPRARRSPAPDAASSASDERYSDSDSLASVEMLTDDQIASLMLDAQLEAVCERLAGVSRAPHSPEARF
- the LOC113396473 gene encoding dynein light chain roadblock-type 2-like, encoding MATEVEETIKRIQAHKGVIGVVIVNHEGIPIKSSLDNATSVLYAGLIGQLTEKAKNVVREMDSTNELTFLRARSRRHEILIAPDREFILIVIQNTSD